A window of the Tiliqua scincoides isolate rTilSci1 chromosome 5, rTilSci1.hap2, whole genome shotgun sequence genome harbors these coding sequences:
- the ALS2CL gene encoding ALS2 C-terminal-like protein isoform X3 — protein sequence MSITDVATSLLRTEETFSACLARINSVVLQPLLQSGSLENLKLFLLLNDHFHVLWNLTEENYRTLQKTLSTLESASIQDIYLVWKADLFLDTYIQYFSTFASCTVVQGFDHAARKKSEIWKQHKQSLQQFLTDFSPNTSIVVALHTILNKPFRDHLQQYSLIFSKLKETSSQYPEKEVVTEAAEQFGKLQSFISQALDEACLTRSLWKSLGHKFVDALCVPNRRLLEDSRNLTAFPSTGRSDRILLFDDILVLIQGSGFQSFDLKLVWVDTTSKDVGKHALRIVTPEEEFFILAKDPKAQAVWQWKLNQAVRQVLNGKRDFPLWGKAGEGRDPPACRCFKFTFRAEGRFKNAVYDGEWCLSKPHGKGTLTWLDGRNYVGDFKEGLEHGFGICLIPRVSEDRYDCYKCHWREGKMSGYGICEYGNDMVYKGYFKENMRQGFGILENPSSADHPFKYTGHWDNDKKSGYGIWDDKEKGERYIGMWHEGQRHGPGIVVMQSGVCYQRTFHLDKMVGSGTLILEDDCVYEGHFSGDLTFVGKGKLTFPNGFVLEGTFTNKSSQVTQTRRILDASGELQDDAVTKVQLGHEEFPVERRWEGLYSQFLEFIHSGGQAEMEESFMGFHVQTSKELRKSQEYLFCHSGTEEVPGKVDFLEELIEHQEEEVLQGFLQQALMSSLHPLGKLLKALTVAFQATYSGIGANKHLLTMAQAEVKHYARKIWEFYRALLHLALEVRGQLAADDLEQSDLDGLRIILPLILPSVYPELSMLYMLYHEKEDDHYCQGIVDLSLLPDVKLLEFLDIQKQLWPLKDLKLTSNQRRSLVKDRCFLSAIECLQKLITTVDPREKLDILQKTYEEIEKTISRVLEKEYNPPMDDLLPLLTYVVTRARIQHLGAEIHLIRDLMDPANEGGMYDFLLTALESCYALIRNEIRQSWHVPHNS from the exons ATGAGCATCACAGACGTGGCGACCTCTTTGCTCAGGACAGAGGAAACTTTCTCGGCCTGTCTTGCACGAATCAACAGTGTTGTCCTTCAGCCCCTGCTGCAGTCTG GCTCCCTTGAGAATCTGAAGCTCTTCCTACTTTTGAATGATCACTTCCATGTCCTCTGGAACTTAACAGAAGAAAATTACAGAACTCTGCAGAAAACCTTGAGCACGTTGGAATCTGCCAGCATCCAAGATATTTACTTAGTCTGGAAAGCAGATTTGTTCCTTGATACTTACATCCA aTACTTTTCCACTTTTGCCAGCTGCACTGTCGTCCAAGGTTTTGATCATgctgccaggaagaagag TGAGATCTGGAAGCAGCACAAGCAATCTCTGCAGCAGTTCCTCACAGATTTCTCTCCCAACACATCCATAGTGGTGGCTCTCCATACAATTCTGAACAAACCCTTCCGAGACCACCTCCAACAGTACAGCCTCATCTTCTCCAAGCTCAAGGAAACTTCCAGTCAG TACCCGGAGAAAGAAGTTGTGACTGAGGCTGCCGAGCAGTTTGGAAAGCTGCAGTCCTTCATCAGCCAAGCTTTGGATGAAGCTTGTCTCACCAGAAGCCTGTGGAAGTCCCTGGGACACAAGTTTGTG GATGCTCTGTGTGTGCCTAATCGGAGGCTTCTAGAAGACAGCCGAAATCTTACCGCCTTTCCCAGCACGGGCCGATCTGACCGCATTCTGCTTTTTGATGATATTCTAGTGCTGATCCAG GGAAGCGGTTTCCAGAGTTTTGATCTGAAGCTCGTGTGGGTAGACACAACCTCCAAGGACGTAGGAAA GCATGCCCTCCGCATTGTCACGCCGGAAGAGGAATTTTTCATCTTGGCCAAAGACCCAAAAGCCCAG GCCGTGTGGCAGTGGAAGCTGAATCAAGCAGTGCGCCAGGTCTTGAATGGAAAGAGGGACTTTCCCCTGTGGGGTAAAGCTGGCGAAGGAAGGGACCCTCCTGCCTGCCGCTGTTTCAAGTTCACCTTCCGGGCCGAGGGGAGGTTCAAGAATGCAGTCTACGATGGAGAGTGGTGTCTGAGTAAACCCCATGGCAA AGGGACACTGACATGGCTGGATGGCCGGAACTATGTTGGGGACTTCAAGGAAGGCTTAGAACATGG GTTTGGGATCTGCCTCATCCCCCGAGTATCTGAGGACCGCTATGATTGTTACAAGTGCCACTGGCGGGAAGGCAAAATgagtggatatgggatctgcga GTATGGCAATGACATGGTCTACAAAGGCTATTTCAAGGAAAACATGCGCCAAGGGTTTGGCATCCTAGAAAACCCTTCCTCTGCGGATCACCCCTTTAAATACACGGGGCACTGGGACAATGACAAGAAAAGTGGCTATGGCATTTGGGACGACAAGGAGAA GGGGGAGAGGTACATTGGGATGTGGCATGAGGGCCAGCGACATGGACCAGGGATTGTGGTGATGCAGTCTGGGGTGTGCTATCAAAGGACTTTCCACCTGGACAAAATGGTA GGTTCTGGAACTCTCATCCTGGAAGATGACTGTGTCTATGAGGGACACTTCTCTGGAGACTTGACTTTTGTTGGCAAG GGAAAGCTGACGTTCCCCAATGGCTTTGTTCTGGAGGGCACCTTCACCAACAAATCTAGCCAAGTGACACAGACCCGTAGAATCCTGGATGCATCCGGAGAACTGCAGGATGACGCAGTAACCAAAGT CCAGCTGGGCCATGAAGAATTCCCAGTGGAAAGGAGATGGGAAGGGCTCTACAGCCAGTTCCTGGAGTTCATCCACTCAGGGGGTCAAGCAGAAATGGAGGAGTCCTTCATGGGGTTCCACGTGCAGACTAGCAAAGAACTGCGGAAGTCTCAAGAGTATCTCTTCTGCCACAG TGGGACAGAAGAAGTTCCTGGGAAAGTAGACTTCCTCGAAGAACTCATTGAACACCAGGAAGAGGAAGTGCTACAAGGATTCTTGCAACAG GCTTTAATGTCATCTCTGCATCCCTTGGGAAAACTGCTGAAGGCTCTGACAGTGGCATTCCAGGCCACCTACTCTGGGATTGGTGCCAACAAGCACCTTCTGACCATGGCCCAAGCGGAGGTCAAACATTATGCCAGGAAAATATGGGAGTTTTACCG GGCTTTGCTGCATCTTGCCTTGGAGGTCAGAGGACAGCTGGCTGCTGACGACTTGGAGCAAAG TGACCTAGATGGCCTCCGCATTATCTTGCCCCTCATCCTTCCGTCTGTCTATCCAGAGCTTTCAATGTTGTACATGCTTTACCATGAAAAAGAAGATGACCATTACTGCCAGGGGATTGTGGATCTGAGTCTGCTTCCTGATGTGAAGCTGCTGGAGTTCCTGGACATCCAGAA GCAGCTGTGGCCCCTCAAAGATCTTAAACTAACAAGTAATCAG AGACGCTCTCTTGTCAAAGACCGGTGCTTTCTTTCTGCTATTGAGTGTCTACAGAAACTGAT CACCACAGTTGACCCACGGGAAAAACTGGACATCCTCCAAAAGACCTATGAGGAGATTGAGAAAACCATAAGCCGAGTACTGGAGAAGGAATACAATCCACCAATGGATGATCTGTTGCCGTTGCTGACATATGTTGTGACACGAGCAAG AATACAACATTTAGGAGCAGAAATCCACCTGATCAGAGATTTGATGGACCCTGCAAATGAAGGAGGAATGTATGATTTCCTGCTTACTGCACTGGAa TCATGTTACGCACTCATCCGGAATGAGATAAGACAGAGCTGGCATGTGCCTCACAATTCCTGA
- the ALS2CL gene encoding ALS2 C-terminal-like protein isoform X2 has product MQSLPQDMSITDVATSLLRTEETFSACLARINSVVLQPLLQSGSLENLKLFLLLNDHFHVLWNLTEENYRTLQKTLSTLESASIQDIYLVWKADLFLDTYIQYFSTFASCTVVQGFDHAARKKSEIWKQHKQSLQQFLTDFSPNTSIVVALHTILNKPFRDHLQQYSLIFSKLKETSSQYPEKEVVTEAAEQFGKLQSFISQALDEACLTRSLWKSLGHKFVDALCVPNRRLLEDSRNLTAFPSTGRSDRILLFDDILVLIQGSGFQSFDLKLVWVDTTSKDVGKHALRIVTPEEEFFILAKDPKAQAVWQWKLNQAVRQVLNGKRDFPLWGKAGEGRDPPACRCFKFTFRAEGRFKNAVYDGEWCLSKPHGKGTLTWLDGRNYVGDFKEGLEHGFGICLIPRVSEDRYDCYKCHWREGKMSGYGICEYGNDMVYKGYFKENMRQGFGILENPSSADHPFKYTGHWDNDKKSGYGIWDDKEKGERYIGMWHEGQRHGPGIVVMQSGVCYQRTFHLDKMVGSGTLILEDDCVYEGHFSGDLTFVGKGKLTFPNGFVLEGTFTNKSSQVTQTRRILDASGELQDDAVTKVQLGHEEFPVERRWEGLYSQFLEFIHSGGQAEMEESFMGFHVQTSKELRKSQEYLFCHSGTEEVPGKVDFLEELIEHQEEEVLQGFLQQALMSSLHPLGKLLKALTVAFQATYSGIGANKHLLTMAQAEVKHYARKIWEFYRALLHLALEVRGQLAADDLEQSDLDGLRIILPLILPSVYPELSMLYMLYHEKEDDHYCQGIVDLSLLPDVKLLEFLDIQKQLWPLKDLKLTSNQRRSLVKDRCFLSAIECLQKLITTVDPREKLDILQKTYEEIEKTISRVLEKEYNPPMDDLLPLLTYVVTRARIQHLGAEIHLIRDLMDPANEGGMYDFLLTALESCYALIRNEIRQSWHVPHNS; this is encoded by the exons GACATGAGCATCACAGACGTGGCGACCTCTTTGCTCAGGACAGAGGAAACTTTCTCGGCCTGTCTTGCACGAATCAACAGTGTTGTCCTTCAGCCCCTGCTGCAGTCTG GCTCCCTTGAGAATCTGAAGCTCTTCCTACTTTTGAATGATCACTTCCATGTCCTCTGGAACTTAACAGAAGAAAATTACAGAACTCTGCAGAAAACCTTGAGCACGTTGGAATCTGCCAGCATCCAAGATATTTACTTAGTCTGGAAAGCAGATTTGTTCCTTGATACTTACATCCA aTACTTTTCCACTTTTGCCAGCTGCACTGTCGTCCAAGGTTTTGATCATgctgccaggaagaagag TGAGATCTGGAAGCAGCACAAGCAATCTCTGCAGCAGTTCCTCACAGATTTCTCTCCCAACACATCCATAGTGGTGGCTCTCCATACAATTCTGAACAAACCCTTCCGAGACCACCTCCAACAGTACAGCCTCATCTTCTCCAAGCTCAAGGAAACTTCCAGTCAG TACCCGGAGAAAGAAGTTGTGACTGAGGCTGCCGAGCAGTTTGGAAAGCTGCAGTCCTTCATCAGCCAAGCTTTGGATGAAGCTTGTCTCACCAGAAGCCTGTGGAAGTCCCTGGGACACAAGTTTGTG GATGCTCTGTGTGTGCCTAATCGGAGGCTTCTAGAAGACAGCCGAAATCTTACCGCCTTTCCCAGCACGGGCCGATCTGACCGCATTCTGCTTTTTGATGATATTCTAGTGCTGATCCAG GGAAGCGGTTTCCAGAGTTTTGATCTGAAGCTCGTGTGGGTAGACACAACCTCCAAGGACGTAGGAAA GCATGCCCTCCGCATTGTCACGCCGGAAGAGGAATTTTTCATCTTGGCCAAAGACCCAAAAGCCCAG GCCGTGTGGCAGTGGAAGCTGAATCAAGCAGTGCGCCAGGTCTTGAATGGAAAGAGGGACTTTCCCCTGTGGGGTAAAGCTGGCGAAGGAAGGGACCCTCCTGCCTGCCGCTGTTTCAAGTTCACCTTCCGGGCCGAGGGGAGGTTCAAGAATGCAGTCTACGATGGAGAGTGGTGTCTGAGTAAACCCCATGGCAA AGGGACACTGACATGGCTGGATGGCCGGAACTATGTTGGGGACTTCAAGGAAGGCTTAGAACATGG GTTTGGGATCTGCCTCATCCCCCGAGTATCTGAGGACCGCTATGATTGTTACAAGTGCCACTGGCGGGAAGGCAAAATgagtggatatgggatctgcga GTATGGCAATGACATGGTCTACAAAGGCTATTTCAAGGAAAACATGCGCCAAGGGTTTGGCATCCTAGAAAACCCTTCCTCTGCGGATCACCCCTTTAAATACACGGGGCACTGGGACAATGACAAGAAAAGTGGCTATGGCATTTGGGACGACAAGGAGAA GGGGGAGAGGTACATTGGGATGTGGCATGAGGGCCAGCGACATGGACCAGGGATTGTGGTGATGCAGTCTGGGGTGTGCTATCAAAGGACTTTCCACCTGGACAAAATGGTA GGTTCTGGAACTCTCATCCTGGAAGATGACTGTGTCTATGAGGGACACTTCTCTGGAGACTTGACTTTTGTTGGCAAG GGAAAGCTGACGTTCCCCAATGGCTTTGTTCTGGAGGGCACCTTCACCAACAAATCTAGCCAAGTGACACAGACCCGTAGAATCCTGGATGCATCCGGAGAACTGCAGGATGACGCAGTAACCAAAGT CCAGCTGGGCCATGAAGAATTCCCAGTGGAAAGGAGATGGGAAGGGCTCTACAGCCAGTTCCTGGAGTTCATCCACTCAGGGGGTCAAGCAGAAATGGAGGAGTCCTTCATGGGGTTCCACGTGCAGACTAGCAAAGAACTGCGGAAGTCTCAAGAGTATCTCTTCTGCCACAG TGGGACAGAAGAAGTTCCTGGGAAAGTAGACTTCCTCGAAGAACTCATTGAACACCAGGAAGAGGAAGTGCTACAAGGATTCTTGCAACAG GCTTTAATGTCATCTCTGCATCCCTTGGGAAAACTGCTGAAGGCTCTGACAGTGGCATTCCAGGCCACCTACTCTGGGATTGGTGCCAACAAGCACCTTCTGACCATGGCCCAAGCGGAGGTCAAACATTATGCCAGGAAAATATGGGAGTTTTACCG GGCTTTGCTGCATCTTGCCTTGGAGGTCAGAGGACAGCTGGCTGCTGACGACTTGGAGCAAAG TGACCTAGATGGCCTCCGCATTATCTTGCCCCTCATCCTTCCGTCTGTCTATCCAGAGCTTTCAATGTTGTACATGCTTTACCATGAAAAAGAAGATGACCATTACTGCCAGGGGATTGTGGATCTGAGTCTGCTTCCTGATGTGAAGCTGCTGGAGTTCCTGGACATCCAGAA GCAGCTGTGGCCCCTCAAAGATCTTAAACTAACAAGTAATCAG AGACGCTCTCTTGTCAAAGACCGGTGCTTTCTTTCTGCTATTGAGTGTCTACAGAAACTGAT CACCACAGTTGACCCACGGGAAAAACTGGACATCCTCCAAAAGACCTATGAGGAGATTGAGAAAACCATAAGCCGAGTACTGGAGAAGGAATACAATCCACCAATGGATGATCTGTTGCCGTTGCTGACATATGTTGTGACACGAGCAAG AATACAACATTTAGGAGCAGAAATCCACCTGATCAGAGATTTGATGGACCCTGCAAATGAAGGAGGAATGTATGATTTCCTGCTTACTGCACTGGAa TCATGTTACGCACTCATCCGGAATGAGATAAGACAGAGCTGGCATGTGCCTCACAATTCCTGA
- the ALS2CL gene encoding ALS2 C-terminal-like protein isoform X1 produces MPGIELGTFCMQHMCSTIEPQPLPDGQDMSITDVATSLLRTEETFSACLARINSVVLQPLLQSGSLENLKLFLLLNDHFHVLWNLTEENYRTLQKTLSTLESASIQDIYLVWKADLFLDTYIQYFSTFASCTVVQGFDHAARKKSEIWKQHKQSLQQFLTDFSPNTSIVVALHTILNKPFRDHLQQYSLIFSKLKETSSQYPEKEVVTEAAEQFGKLQSFISQALDEACLTRSLWKSLGHKFVDALCVPNRRLLEDSRNLTAFPSTGRSDRILLFDDILVLIQGSGFQSFDLKLVWVDTTSKDVGKHALRIVTPEEEFFILAKDPKAQAVWQWKLNQAVRQVLNGKRDFPLWGKAGEGRDPPACRCFKFTFRAEGRFKNAVYDGEWCLSKPHGKGTLTWLDGRNYVGDFKEGLEHGFGICLIPRVSEDRYDCYKCHWREGKMSGYGICEYGNDMVYKGYFKENMRQGFGILENPSSADHPFKYTGHWDNDKKSGYGIWDDKEKGERYIGMWHEGQRHGPGIVVMQSGVCYQRTFHLDKMVGSGTLILEDDCVYEGHFSGDLTFVGKGKLTFPNGFVLEGTFTNKSSQVTQTRRILDASGELQDDAVTKVQLGHEEFPVERRWEGLYSQFLEFIHSGGQAEMEESFMGFHVQTSKELRKSQEYLFCHSGTEEVPGKVDFLEELIEHQEEEVLQGFLQQALMSSLHPLGKLLKALTVAFQATYSGIGANKHLLTMAQAEVKHYARKIWEFYRALLHLALEVRGQLAADDLEQSDLDGLRIILPLILPSVYPELSMLYMLYHEKEDDHYCQGIVDLSLLPDVKLLEFLDIQKQLWPLKDLKLTSNQRRSLVKDRCFLSAIECLQKLITTVDPREKLDILQKTYEEIEKTISRVLEKEYNPPMDDLLPLLTYVVTRARIQHLGAEIHLIRDLMDPANEGGMYDFLLTALESCYALIRNEIRQSWHVPHNS; encoded by the exons GACATGAGCATCACAGACGTGGCGACCTCTTTGCTCAGGACAGAGGAAACTTTCTCGGCCTGTCTTGCACGAATCAACAGTGTTGTCCTTCAGCCCCTGCTGCAGTCTG GCTCCCTTGAGAATCTGAAGCTCTTCCTACTTTTGAATGATCACTTCCATGTCCTCTGGAACTTAACAGAAGAAAATTACAGAACTCTGCAGAAAACCTTGAGCACGTTGGAATCTGCCAGCATCCAAGATATTTACTTAGTCTGGAAAGCAGATTTGTTCCTTGATACTTACATCCA aTACTTTTCCACTTTTGCCAGCTGCACTGTCGTCCAAGGTTTTGATCATgctgccaggaagaagag TGAGATCTGGAAGCAGCACAAGCAATCTCTGCAGCAGTTCCTCACAGATTTCTCTCCCAACACATCCATAGTGGTGGCTCTCCATACAATTCTGAACAAACCCTTCCGAGACCACCTCCAACAGTACAGCCTCATCTTCTCCAAGCTCAAGGAAACTTCCAGTCAG TACCCGGAGAAAGAAGTTGTGACTGAGGCTGCCGAGCAGTTTGGAAAGCTGCAGTCCTTCATCAGCCAAGCTTTGGATGAAGCTTGTCTCACCAGAAGCCTGTGGAAGTCCCTGGGACACAAGTTTGTG GATGCTCTGTGTGTGCCTAATCGGAGGCTTCTAGAAGACAGCCGAAATCTTACCGCCTTTCCCAGCACGGGCCGATCTGACCGCATTCTGCTTTTTGATGATATTCTAGTGCTGATCCAG GGAAGCGGTTTCCAGAGTTTTGATCTGAAGCTCGTGTGGGTAGACACAACCTCCAAGGACGTAGGAAA GCATGCCCTCCGCATTGTCACGCCGGAAGAGGAATTTTTCATCTTGGCCAAAGACCCAAAAGCCCAG GCCGTGTGGCAGTGGAAGCTGAATCAAGCAGTGCGCCAGGTCTTGAATGGAAAGAGGGACTTTCCCCTGTGGGGTAAAGCTGGCGAAGGAAGGGACCCTCCTGCCTGCCGCTGTTTCAAGTTCACCTTCCGGGCCGAGGGGAGGTTCAAGAATGCAGTCTACGATGGAGAGTGGTGTCTGAGTAAACCCCATGGCAA AGGGACACTGACATGGCTGGATGGCCGGAACTATGTTGGGGACTTCAAGGAAGGCTTAGAACATGG GTTTGGGATCTGCCTCATCCCCCGAGTATCTGAGGACCGCTATGATTGTTACAAGTGCCACTGGCGGGAAGGCAAAATgagtggatatgggatctgcga GTATGGCAATGACATGGTCTACAAAGGCTATTTCAAGGAAAACATGCGCCAAGGGTTTGGCATCCTAGAAAACCCTTCCTCTGCGGATCACCCCTTTAAATACACGGGGCACTGGGACAATGACAAGAAAAGTGGCTATGGCATTTGGGACGACAAGGAGAA GGGGGAGAGGTACATTGGGATGTGGCATGAGGGCCAGCGACATGGACCAGGGATTGTGGTGATGCAGTCTGGGGTGTGCTATCAAAGGACTTTCCACCTGGACAAAATGGTA GGTTCTGGAACTCTCATCCTGGAAGATGACTGTGTCTATGAGGGACACTTCTCTGGAGACTTGACTTTTGTTGGCAAG GGAAAGCTGACGTTCCCCAATGGCTTTGTTCTGGAGGGCACCTTCACCAACAAATCTAGCCAAGTGACACAGACCCGTAGAATCCTGGATGCATCCGGAGAACTGCAGGATGACGCAGTAACCAAAGT CCAGCTGGGCCATGAAGAATTCCCAGTGGAAAGGAGATGGGAAGGGCTCTACAGCCAGTTCCTGGAGTTCATCCACTCAGGGGGTCAAGCAGAAATGGAGGAGTCCTTCATGGGGTTCCACGTGCAGACTAGCAAAGAACTGCGGAAGTCTCAAGAGTATCTCTTCTGCCACAG TGGGACAGAAGAAGTTCCTGGGAAAGTAGACTTCCTCGAAGAACTCATTGAACACCAGGAAGAGGAAGTGCTACAAGGATTCTTGCAACAG GCTTTAATGTCATCTCTGCATCCCTTGGGAAAACTGCTGAAGGCTCTGACAGTGGCATTCCAGGCCACCTACTCTGGGATTGGTGCCAACAAGCACCTTCTGACCATGGCCCAAGCGGAGGTCAAACATTATGCCAGGAAAATATGGGAGTTTTACCG GGCTTTGCTGCATCTTGCCTTGGAGGTCAGAGGACAGCTGGCTGCTGACGACTTGGAGCAAAG TGACCTAGATGGCCTCCGCATTATCTTGCCCCTCATCCTTCCGTCTGTCTATCCAGAGCTTTCAATGTTGTACATGCTTTACCATGAAAAAGAAGATGACCATTACTGCCAGGGGATTGTGGATCTGAGTCTGCTTCCTGATGTGAAGCTGCTGGAGTTCCTGGACATCCAGAA GCAGCTGTGGCCCCTCAAAGATCTTAAACTAACAAGTAATCAG AGACGCTCTCTTGTCAAAGACCGGTGCTTTCTTTCTGCTATTGAGTGTCTACAGAAACTGAT CACCACAGTTGACCCACGGGAAAAACTGGACATCCTCCAAAAGACCTATGAGGAGATTGAGAAAACCATAAGCCGAGTACTGGAGAAGGAATACAATCCACCAATGGATGATCTGTTGCCGTTGCTGACATATGTTGTGACACGAGCAAG AATACAACATTTAGGAGCAGAAATCCACCTGATCAGAGATTTGATGGACCCTGCAAATGAAGGAGGAATGTATGATTTCCTGCTTACTGCACTGGAa TCATGTTACGCACTCATCCGGAATGAGATAAGACAGAGCTGGCATGTGCCTCACAATTCCTGA